The following proteins are encoded in a genomic region of Maylandia zebra isolate NMK-2024a linkage group LG1, Mzebra_GT3a, whole genome shotgun sequence:
- the LOC101473106 gene encoding lactase-like protein isoform X1 yields the protein MQQMTMLQWGILRPHHVLALVLCVSATEDFDWTKNERTSFYYGTFPTGFSWGVGSSAYQTEGAWNVDGKGISIWDAFSHKKGKIFLNDTADSSCEGYHKFKDDIALMKDMKLNHYRFSISWPRILPTGLKSEKINEKGIKYYSDLINMLLDNKITPIVTLYHWDLPQVLHEKYGGWHNISMVNYFNDFANLCFERFGNRVKYWITFNNPWSIAVEGYETGEHAPGLKLKGTGAYKAAHHIIKAHAKVWHTYDMQWRSKQKGLVGISLTADWGEPVDISNQRDIEAAERYIQFYLGWFATPLFHGDYPQVMKDYIGRKSGQQGLGASRLPVFSPQEKSYIKGTCDFLGLGHFTTRYVTLKNYPSGAGDNYFSDRDLAELVDPQWPDPGSEWLYSVPWGFRRLLNFVKTQYGNPMIYVTENGVSEKMLCTDLCDDWRMKYFKDYINEMLKAIKDGVNVKGYTAWSLLDSFEWDEGFSERFGLYYVDFRSKNKPRYPKASVHYYKRIISSNGFPNQREVESWKRKAVETCSSSNQLLAADPLIGHMEMVTEIVVPTVCTLCILISAVFFMFLLRRRL from the exons ATGCAGCAG ATGACAATGCTGCAGTGGGGAATCCTGAGACCACACCATGTGCTTGCCTTGGTGCTATGTGTGTCAGCCACTGAGGACTTTGACTGGACAAAGAACGAGAGAACGTCCTTCTACTACGGCACCTTCCCAACTG GTTTCTCCTGGGGAGTTGGCAGCTCTGCTTACCAGACTGAAGGAGCCTGGAATGTCGATGGAAAGGGAATAAGCATCTGGGATGCATTTTCCCATAAAAAGGGGAAAATATTCTTGAATGACACAGCAGACTCTTCATGTGAGGGATACCACAAATTCAAG GACGATATTGCCTTGATGAAGGACATGAAGCTGAATCATTATCGTTTCTCCATTTCCTGGCCAAGGATTTTACCCACTGGACTGAAAA GTGAAAAAATCAATGAGAAAGGAATTAAATATTACAGTGACTTGATTAACATGCTACTGGATAACAAGATCACACCCATTGTCACTCTATACCACTGGGATTTACCACAG GTGTTACATGAGAAATATGGCGGTTGGCACAATATCAGCATGGTGAATTACTTTAACGACTTTGCTAACTTATGCTTTGAAAGATTTGGAAACAGAGTCAAGTACTGGATTACTTTCAACAATCCTTGG TCCATTGCTGTGGAGGGATATGAAACAGGTGAACATGCACCTGGACTGAAACTGAAGGGAACAGGAGCTTACAAAGCCGCCCACCATATCATCAAG GCACATGCTAAAGTATGGCACACGTATGACATGCAGTGGAGAAGCAAACAAAAAG GCCTGGTTGGGATCTCGCTGACTGCTGACTGGGGTGAACCAGTGGACATCTCCAACCAGAGGGATATCGAAGCAGCAGAGAGATACATTCAGTTCTACTTGGGCTGGTTTGCTACACCTCTCTTCCATGGAGACTACCCACAAGTTATGAAAGATTACATTG GCAGGAAGAGTGGCCAGCAGGGTCTGGGAGCTTCGCGGCTGCCCGTCTTCTCTCCTCAGGAGAAAAGTTACATCAAGGGCACCTGTGACTTCTTGGGTCTTGGACATTTCACAACTCGCTATGTCACTCTGAAGAATTACCCATCAGGAGCTGGAGACAACTATTTCTCTGACCGTGACCTTGCTGAACTGGTTGACCCACAATGGCCTGACCCTGGTTCTGAATGGCTCTACTCCGTTCCCTGGGGCTTCCGACGCTTGTTGAACTTTGTTAAG ACTCAGTATGGAAACCCCATGATCTATGTGACAGAAAATGGCGTGTCAGAGAAAATGCTGTGCACCGACCTTTGTGACGACTGGAGGATGAAGTACTTCAAAGACTACATCAACGAAATGCTCAAAG CGATAAAAGATGGGGTCAATGTGAAGGGGTACACGGCCTGGTCTCTCCTCGACAGCTTTGAGTGGGATGAAGGCTTCTCTGAGAGGTTTGGGCTCTACTACGTGGACTTCAGGAGCAAAAATAAGCCACGCTACCCAAAAGCTTCTGTCCACTACTACAAACGCATTATCAGCTCAAATGGCTTTCCCAATCAGAGAGAG GTTGAAAGTTGGAAGAGGAAAGCTGTAGAGACGTGCTCCTCCAGTAACCAGCTGCTGGCTGCAG ATCCATTGATAGGCCACATGGAGATGGTAACAGAGATTGTGGTTCCCACTGTGTGTACACTCTGCATCCTCATCAGTGCGGTTTTCTTCATGTTCCTGCTGCGTCGACGCCTCTGA
- the LOC101473106 gene encoding lactase-like protein isoform X3 produces MQQMTMLQWGILRPHHVLALVLCVSATEDFDWTKNERTSFYYGTFPTGFSWGVGSSAYQTEGAWNVDGKGISIWDAFSHKKGKIFLNDTADSSCEGYHKFKDDIALMKDMKLNHYRFSISWPRILPTGLKSEKINEKGIKYYSDLINMLLDNKITPIVTLYHWDLPQVLHEKYGGWHNISMVNYFNDFANLCFERFGNRVKYWITFNNPWSIAVEGYETGEHAPGLKLKGTGAYKAAHHIIKAHAKVWHTYDMQWRSKQKGLVGISLTADWGEPVDISNQRDIEAAERYIQFYLGWFATPLFHGDYPQVMKDYIGRKSGQQGLGASRLPVFSPQEKSYIKGTCDFLGLGHFTTRYVTLKNYPSGAGDNYFSDRDLAELVDPQWPDPGSEWLYSVPWGFRRLLNFVKTQYGNPMIYVTENGVSEKMLCTDLCDDWRMKYFKDYINEMLKAIKDGVNVKGYTAWSLLDSFEWDEGFSERFGLYYVDFRSKNKPRYPKASVHYYKRIISSNGFPNQREVESWKRKAVETCSSSNQLLAAARRKSKENQELAGMEQAWSIHDEV; encoded by the exons ATGCAGCAG ATGACAATGCTGCAGTGGGGAATCCTGAGACCACACCATGTGCTTGCCTTGGTGCTATGTGTGTCAGCCACTGAGGACTTTGACTGGACAAAGAACGAGAGAACGTCCTTCTACTACGGCACCTTCCCAACTG GTTTCTCCTGGGGAGTTGGCAGCTCTGCTTACCAGACTGAAGGAGCCTGGAATGTCGATGGAAAGGGAATAAGCATCTGGGATGCATTTTCCCATAAAAAGGGGAAAATATTCTTGAATGACACAGCAGACTCTTCATGTGAGGGATACCACAAATTCAAG GACGATATTGCCTTGATGAAGGACATGAAGCTGAATCATTATCGTTTCTCCATTTCCTGGCCAAGGATTTTACCCACTGGACTGAAAA GTGAAAAAATCAATGAGAAAGGAATTAAATATTACAGTGACTTGATTAACATGCTACTGGATAACAAGATCACACCCATTGTCACTCTATACCACTGGGATTTACCACAG GTGTTACATGAGAAATATGGCGGTTGGCACAATATCAGCATGGTGAATTACTTTAACGACTTTGCTAACTTATGCTTTGAAAGATTTGGAAACAGAGTCAAGTACTGGATTACTTTCAACAATCCTTGG TCCATTGCTGTGGAGGGATATGAAACAGGTGAACATGCACCTGGACTGAAACTGAAGGGAACAGGAGCTTACAAAGCCGCCCACCATATCATCAAG GCACATGCTAAAGTATGGCACACGTATGACATGCAGTGGAGAAGCAAACAAAAAG GCCTGGTTGGGATCTCGCTGACTGCTGACTGGGGTGAACCAGTGGACATCTCCAACCAGAGGGATATCGAAGCAGCAGAGAGATACATTCAGTTCTACTTGGGCTGGTTTGCTACACCTCTCTTCCATGGAGACTACCCACAAGTTATGAAAGATTACATTG GCAGGAAGAGTGGCCAGCAGGGTCTGGGAGCTTCGCGGCTGCCCGTCTTCTCTCCTCAGGAGAAAAGTTACATCAAGGGCACCTGTGACTTCTTGGGTCTTGGACATTTCACAACTCGCTATGTCACTCTGAAGAATTACCCATCAGGAGCTGGAGACAACTATTTCTCTGACCGTGACCTTGCTGAACTGGTTGACCCACAATGGCCTGACCCTGGTTCTGAATGGCTCTACTCCGTTCCCTGGGGCTTCCGACGCTTGTTGAACTTTGTTAAG ACTCAGTATGGAAACCCCATGATCTATGTGACAGAAAATGGCGTGTCAGAGAAAATGCTGTGCACCGACCTTTGTGACGACTGGAGGATGAAGTACTTCAAAGACTACATCAACGAAATGCTCAAAG CGATAAAAGATGGGGTCAATGTGAAGGGGTACACGGCCTGGTCTCTCCTCGACAGCTTTGAGTGGGATGAAGGCTTCTCTGAGAGGTTTGGGCTCTACTACGTGGACTTCAGGAGCAAAAATAAGCCACGCTACCCAAAAGCTTCTGTCCACTACTACAAACGCATTATCAGCTCAAATGGCTTTCCCAATCAGAGAGAG GTTGAAAGTTGGAAGAGGAAAGCTGTAGAGACGTGCTCCTCCAGTAACCAGCTGCTGGCTGCAG CTAGAAGAAAGTCAAAGGAAAATCAGGAACTTGCAGGAATGGAACAGGCTTGGTCAATCCATGATGAAGTTTAG
- the LOC101473106 gene encoding lactase-like protein isoform X2, protein MTMLQWGILRPHHVLALVLCVSATEDFDWTKNERTSFYYGTFPTGFSWGVGSSAYQTEGAWNVDGKGISIWDAFSHKKGKIFLNDTADSSCEGYHKFKDDIALMKDMKLNHYRFSISWPRILPTGLKSEKINEKGIKYYSDLINMLLDNKITPIVTLYHWDLPQVLHEKYGGWHNISMVNYFNDFANLCFERFGNRVKYWITFNNPWSIAVEGYETGEHAPGLKLKGTGAYKAAHHIIKAHAKVWHTYDMQWRSKQKGLVGISLTADWGEPVDISNQRDIEAAERYIQFYLGWFATPLFHGDYPQVMKDYIGRKSGQQGLGASRLPVFSPQEKSYIKGTCDFLGLGHFTTRYVTLKNYPSGAGDNYFSDRDLAELVDPQWPDPGSEWLYSVPWGFRRLLNFVKTQYGNPMIYVTENGVSEKMLCTDLCDDWRMKYFKDYINEMLKAIKDGVNVKGYTAWSLLDSFEWDEGFSERFGLYYVDFRSKNKPRYPKASVHYYKRIISSNGFPNQREVESWKRKAVETCSSSNQLLAADPLIGHMEMVTEIVVPTVCTLCILISAVFFMFLLRRRL, encoded by the exons ATGACAATGCTGCAGTGGGGAATCCTGAGACCACACCATGTGCTTGCCTTGGTGCTATGTGTGTCAGCCACTGAGGACTTTGACTGGACAAAGAACGAGAGAACGTCCTTCTACTACGGCACCTTCCCAACTG GTTTCTCCTGGGGAGTTGGCAGCTCTGCTTACCAGACTGAAGGAGCCTGGAATGTCGATGGAAAGGGAATAAGCATCTGGGATGCATTTTCCCATAAAAAGGGGAAAATATTCTTGAATGACACAGCAGACTCTTCATGTGAGGGATACCACAAATTCAAG GACGATATTGCCTTGATGAAGGACATGAAGCTGAATCATTATCGTTTCTCCATTTCCTGGCCAAGGATTTTACCCACTGGACTGAAAA GTGAAAAAATCAATGAGAAAGGAATTAAATATTACAGTGACTTGATTAACATGCTACTGGATAACAAGATCACACCCATTGTCACTCTATACCACTGGGATTTACCACAG GTGTTACATGAGAAATATGGCGGTTGGCACAATATCAGCATGGTGAATTACTTTAACGACTTTGCTAACTTATGCTTTGAAAGATTTGGAAACAGAGTCAAGTACTGGATTACTTTCAACAATCCTTGG TCCATTGCTGTGGAGGGATATGAAACAGGTGAACATGCACCTGGACTGAAACTGAAGGGAACAGGAGCTTACAAAGCCGCCCACCATATCATCAAG GCACATGCTAAAGTATGGCACACGTATGACATGCAGTGGAGAAGCAAACAAAAAG GCCTGGTTGGGATCTCGCTGACTGCTGACTGGGGTGAACCAGTGGACATCTCCAACCAGAGGGATATCGAAGCAGCAGAGAGATACATTCAGTTCTACTTGGGCTGGTTTGCTACACCTCTCTTCCATGGAGACTACCCACAAGTTATGAAAGATTACATTG GCAGGAAGAGTGGCCAGCAGGGTCTGGGAGCTTCGCGGCTGCCCGTCTTCTCTCCTCAGGAGAAAAGTTACATCAAGGGCACCTGTGACTTCTTGGGTCTTGGACATTTCACAACTCGCTATGTCACTCTGAAGAATTACCCATCAGGAGCTGGAGACAACTATTTCTCTGACCGTGACCTTGCTGAACTGGTTGACCCACAATGGCCTGACCCTGGTTCTGAATGGCTCTACTCCGTTCCCTGGGGCTTCCGACGCTTGTTGAACTTTGTTAAG ACTCAGTATGGAAACCCCATGATCTATGTGACAGAAAATGGCGTGTCAGAGAAAATGCTGTGCACCGACCTTTGTGACGACTGGAGGATGAAGTACTTCAAAGACTACATCAACGAAATGCTCAAAG CGATAAAAGATGGGGTCAATGTGAAGGGGTACACGGCCTGGTCTCTCCTCGACAGCTTTGAGTGGGATGAAGGCTTCTCTGAGAGGTTTGGGCTCTACTACGTGGACTTCAGGAGCAAAAATAAGCCACGCTACCCAAAAGCTTCTGTCCACTACTACAAACGCATTATCAGCTCAAATGGCTTTCCCAATCAGAGAGAG GTTGAAAGTTGGAAGAGGAAAGCTGTAGAGACGTGCTCCTCCAGTAACCAGCTGCTGGCTGCAG ATCCATTGATAGGCCACATGGAGATGGTAACAGAGATTGTGGTTCCCACTGTGTGTACACTCTGCATCCTCATCAGTGCGGTTTTCTTCATGTTCCTGCTGCGTCGACGCCTCTGA
- the LOC112435314 gene encoding ankyrin repeat and death domain-containing protein 1A-like isoform X2, protein MIIKADRFSKWEKDHGGCEQVRRPLSFKQDHQPETQHFRSVLWTLATKHLCYGEWKILAQHWDFSEAHIQAIEQQWTGKKSFKDHGHRMLLIWLHGVLVAGENPTKGLYEGLVEISRTDLAEFIRQKANSQTSSPKMCCVM, encoded by the exons ATGATAATTAAAGCTGACCGTTTTTCTAAATGGGAGAAG GATCACGGGGGATGTGAGCAGGTAAGAAGACCTCTGAGCTTCAAACAGGACCATCAGCCAGAGACACAGCACTTCCGTTCTGTCTTATGGACCCTCGCCACAAAGCATCTGTGTTATGGGGAGTGGAAGATTCTCGCTCAGCATTGGGACTTTAGTGAAGCACATATACAAGCTATAGAACAACAGTGGACAG GTAAGAAAAGCTTCAAAGATCATGGTCACCGGATGCTGTTAATCTGGCTTCATGGAGTGCTCGTAGCTGGAGAAAACCCTACCAAAGGCCTCTATGAGGGGTTGGTGGAAATCTCCCGGACAGATTTGGCAG AGTTCATCCGACAGAAGGCAAACTCCCAGACCAGCTCTCCTAAAATGTGCTGCGTAATGTGA
- the LOC112435314 gene encoding ankyrin repeat and death domain-containing protein 1A-like isoform X1: MIIKADRFSKWEKDHGGCEQVRRPLSFKQDHQPETQHFRSVLWTLATKHLCYGEWKILAQHWDFSEAHIQAIEQQWTGKKSFKDHGHRMLLIWLHGVLVAGENPTKGLYEGLVEISRTDLAGVGFCFPQRSLRFLRFPKAQIVPPNMGQLAPHDSASEEAWTPLRRRGPPLRMERPNHETGDSGHWCSILLAGPLHPRPQTPRPSHQH; encoded by the exons ATGATAATTAAAGCTGACCGTTTTTCTAAATGGGAGAAG GATCACGGGGGATGTGAGCAGGTAAGAAGACCTCTGAGCTTCAAACAGGACCATCAGCCAGAGACACAGCACTTCCGTTCTGTCTTATGGACCCTCGCCACAAAGCATCTGTGTTATGGGGAGTGGAAGATTCTCGCTCAGCATTGGGACTTTAGTGAAGCACATATACAAGCTATAGAACAACAGTGGACAG GTAAGAAAAGCTTCAAAGATCATGGTCACCGGATGCTGTTAATCTGGCTTCATGGAGTGCTCGTAGCTGGAGAAAACCCTACCAAAGGCCTCTATGAGGGGTTGGTGGAAATCTCCCGGACAGATTTGGCAG GTGTGGGATTTTGCTTCCCCCAAAGGTCCTTGAGGTTCCTGAGATTCCCTAAAGCGCAGATCGTACCTCCCAACATGGGCCAGCTCGCTCCACATGATAGTGCATCCGAGGAGGCGTGGACCCCCCTGCGGAGGCGTGGACCCCCCCTGCGCATGGAGAGACCAAACCATGAAACTGGCGACTCCGGGCACTGGTGCTCCATACTCCTTGCAGGCCCCCTGCATCCCAGACCCCAAACCCCAAGACCCTCACACCAACACTAG